From the Lathyrus oleraceus cultivar Zhongwan6 chromosome 4, CAAS_Psat_ZW6_1.0, whole genome shotgun sequence genome, one window contains:
- the LOC127137252 gene encoding uncharacterized mitochondrial protein AtMg00860-like encodes MVREGIILGHKISCKGIEVDKAKVEVITKLPPPINEKGIRSFLGHAGFYRRFIRDFSKITKPLTNLLVKDKAFMFDKECIITFETLKNKLILAPIIIALDWSLPFEIMCDASDIAVGAVLGQRREKLLHVIYYASHVLNPAK; translated from the coding sequence atggtgcgaGAAGGTATAATACTGGGTCACAAAATTTCCTGCAAAGGAATTGAAGTTGACAAAGCAAAAGTGGAAGTGATAACTAAACTTCCGCCTCCTATTAATGAGAAGGGTATCAGGAGTTTCTTAGGGCACGCGGGTTTTTACCGCAGGTTCATCagagatttctcaaaaatcacaAAACCGCTGACCAATCTATTGGTTAAGGATAAGGCTTTTATGTTCGACAAAGAATGCATCATAACTTTTGAGACATTAAAGAACAAATTGATTTTAGCACCGATTATTATTGCCCTAGATTGGTCTCTTCCGTTTGAGATcatgtgcgatgctagtgataTTGCTGTAGGGGCAGTTCTAGGACAACGAAGAGAGAAGTTGCTACATGTAATTTACTATGCTAGTCATGTGCTAAACCCTGCAAAATGA
- the LOC127137253 gene encoding uncharacterized protein LOC127137253, protein MKKKDRGEVTIPCTIGDRSFKKALIDLGASVSLMPLSIDKKLGIGVVQDTRMTLQFSDHSVKKPYGIVEDVQVKIDKFVFPMDFLILEMPEDEEIPLILGRHFLETGRCLINIKEGTMTLKVYDEELKIDVRNTMKYKNDICTSHTIVVLDQVMMYDSPLNAPHYNWKEC, encoded by the coding sequence ATGAAGAAGAAAGACCGAGGAGAAGtcactattccttgtaccattggagataggtcatTCAAAAAGGCTCTTATTGATCTAGGAGCAAGTGTGAGTCTCATGCCGTTATCCATTGACAAGAAGCTTGGTATAGGGGTTGTGCAAGATACCAGGATGACACTCCAATTCTCTGATCATTCGGTCAAGAAACCTTATGGTATTGTTGAAGATGTTCAAGtgaaaattgacaagtttgtatTCCCGATGGATTTCTTGATTCTAGAAATGCCTGAAGATGAAGAGATTCCTCTCATTCTTGGGAGACACTTTTTAGAGACGGGAAGATGCTTGATCAACATAAAAGAAGGGACTATGACGTTGAAGGTTTATGATGAGGAATTGAAGATTGATGTTCGAAACACCATGAAATACAAAAATGATATTTGTACCAGTCATACTATAGTGGTTCTAGATCAAGTGATGATGTATGATAGTCCTTTGAATGCACCACATTATAATTGGAAAGAGTGTTGA